In Rhizobium sp. N324, a single genomic region encodes these proteins:
- a CDS encoding adenylate kinase — protein sequence MRLILLGPPGAGKGTQAQRIVEKHGIPQLSTGDMLRAAVNAGTDVGKRAKAVMDAGKLVSDEIVIAIVSERIDQPDCANGFILDGFPRTLVQADATEAMLRAKGLGLSVVIEFRVDDDELVRRVAGRYSCAQCGSVYHDTDKVPAAEGVCDKCGSTHFKRRPDDNPETMTARLQVYYKETSPLIGYYHAKGKLKSVDGMAEIDQVTSEVESILSKL from the coding sequence ATGAGACTTATCCTTTTAGGGCCGCCGGGCGCGGGTAAGGGAACCCAGGCCCAGCGGATCGTGGAAAAGCACGGCATTCCGCAGCTTTCCACGGGGGACATGCTGCGCGCAGCGGTCAATGCGGGCACGGATGTCGGCAAGCGCGCCAAGGCGGTGATGGATGCCGGCAAACTCGTCTCGGACGAGATCGTCATCGCCATCGTCTCCGAGCGAATCGATCAGCCCGATTGCGCCAACGGTTTCATTCTCGACGGCTTCCCGAGGACGCTCGTCCAGGCCGATGCCACCGAAGCGATGCTGAGGGCAAAGGGTCTCGGCCTTTCCGTCGTCATCGAATTCCGTGTCGACGACGACGAGCTGGTTCGCCGTGTCGCCGGTCGCTATTCCTGCGCACAGTGCGGCAGCGTCTATCACGATACCGATAAGGTTCCGGCTGCCGAAGGCGTGTGCGACAAGTGCGGTTCCACGCACTTCAAGCGCCGTCCTGACGACAATCCGGAGACCATGACGGCTCGGCTGCAGGTCTACTACAAGGAAACCTCGCCGCTGATTGGCTACTACCATGCCAAGGGGAAACTCAAGTCCGTGGACGGCATGGCGGAGATTGATCAGGTGACGTCAGAGGTCGAAAGCATTCTTTCCAAGCTTTAA
- the rpsM gene encoding 30S ribosomal protein S13, translating into MARIAGVNIPTAKRVVIALTYIHGIGPKFAQEIVEKVGIPAERRVHQLTDAEVLQIREAIDRDYQVEGDLRRDTAMNIKRLMDLGCYRGLRHRRGLPVRGQRTHTNARTRKGPAKAIAGKKK; encoded by the coding sequence GTGGCACGTATCGCTGGCGTCAACATCCCGACTGCAAAGCGCGTTGTTATCGCGCTGACCTACATTCACGGGATCGGTCCGAAATTCGCACAGGAAATCGTCGAGAAGGTCGGTATCCCGGCTGAACGTCGTGTGCATCAGCTGACGGACGCCGAAGTCCTTCAGATCCGCGAAGCCATCGACCGCGACTATCAGGTCGAAGGCGATCTTCGTCGCGATACCGCGATGAACATCAAGCGCCTGATGGATCTCGGCTGCTACCGCGGCCTGCGTCATCGCCGCGGCCTTCCGGTCCGTGGTCAGCGCACGCATACCAATGCCCGCACCCGCAAGGGCCCGGCAAAGGCAATTGCTGGTAAGAAGAAGTAA
- the rpsK gene encoding 30S ribosomal protein S11, with product MAKEAVRVRRRERKNISSGVAHVNSTFNNTMITITDAQGNAIAWSSAGAKGFKGSRKSTPFAAQIAAEDCAKKAQEHGMKSLEVEVCGPGSGRESALRALQAAGFMITSIRDVTPIPHNGCRPRKKRRV from the coding sequence ATGGCTAAGGAAGCCGTCCGCGTTCGCCGTCGTGAGCGCAAGAACATCTCGTCGGGTGTCGCTCACGTCAACTCGACCTTCAACAACACGATGATCACCATCACCGATGCCCAGGGCAACGCGATCGCTTGGTCGTCGGCTGGCGCCAAGGGCTTCAAGGGCTCGCGCAAGTCGACCCCGTTCGCTGCCCAGATCGCTGCCGAAGACTGCGCCAAGAAGGCTCAGGAGCACGGTATGAAGTCGCTTGAAGTCGAAGTCTGCGGTCCGGGTTCGGGTCGTGAATCGGCTCTGCGCGCGCTCCAGGCTGCAGGTTTCATGATCACGTCCATCCGCGACGTGACCCCGATCCCGCACAATGGCTGCCGTCCGCGCAAGAAGCGCCGCGTCTGA
- a CDS encoding DNA-directed RNA polymerase subunit alpha has product MIQKNWQELIKPNKVEFSSSSRTRATLVAEPLERGFGLTLGNALRRVLLSSLRGAAVTAVQIDGVLHEFSSIPGVREDVTDIVLNIKEIAIKMDGDDAKRMVVRKQGPGVVTAGDIQTVGDIEILNPEHVICTLDEGAEIRMEFTVNNGKGYVPAERNRAEDAPIGLIPVDSLYSPVKKVSYKVENTREGQVLDYDKLNMTIETDGSITGEDAVAFAARILQDQLGVFVNFDEPQKETEEEAVTELAFNPALLKKVDELELSVRSANCLKNDNIVYIGDLIQKTEAEMLRTPNFGRKSLNEIKEVLASMGLHLGMEVPAWPPENIEDLAKRYEDQY; this is encoded by the coding sequence ATGATTCAGAAGAACTGGCAGGAACTGATCAAGCCGAACAAGGTGGAGTTCTCCTCGAGCTCGCGCACCAGGGCGACGCTTGTTGCCGAACCGCTGGAGCGCGGCTTCGGTCTCACCCTCGGCAATGCGCTTCGCCGCGTTCTGCTCTCCTCGCTGCGCGGCGCTGCCGTCACGGCGGTGCAGATCGATGGCGTGCTGCATGAATTCTCGTCGATTCCGGGCGTCCGCGAAGACGTGACGGACATCGTGCTCAACATCAAGGAAATCGCCATCAAGATGGATGGCGACGACGCAAAGCGCATGGTCGTGCGCAAGCAGGGCCCGGGCGTTGTCACGGCTGGCGACATCCAGACGGTTGGCGATATCGAAATCCTCAATCCCGAGCATGTCATCTGCACGCTCGACGAGGGCGCCGAGATTCGCATGGAGTTCACCGTCAACAACGGCAAGGGCTACGTTCCGGCTGAGCGCAATCGCGCGGAAGATGCGCCGATCGGTCTCATCCCGGTCGACAGCCTCTATTCGCCGGTCAAGAAGGTGTCCTACAAGGTAGAAAATACCCGCGAAGGACAGGTTCTCGATTACGACAAGCTGAACATGACCATCGAAACCGATGGCTCGATCACCGGTGAAGACGCCGTCGCATTTGCGGCGCGCATCCTCCAGGATCAGCTTGGCGTCTTCGTCAACTTCGACGAGCCGCAGAAGGAAACCGAAGAGGAAGCAGTCACCGAACTCGCTTTCAACCCGGCTCTCCTCAAGAAGGTGGACGAACTCGAACTGTCGGTCCGTTCGGCAAACTGCCTGAAGAACGACAACATCGTCTACATCGGCGACCTCATTCAGAAGACCGAAGCAGAAATGCTCCGCACCCCGAATTTTGGTCGCAAGTCGCTGAACGAAATCAAGGAAGTTCTCGCTTCCATGGGCCTGCACCTCGGCATGGAAGTGCCGGCATGGCCGCCCGAGAACATCGAAGATCTCGCCAAGCGTTACGAAGACCAGTACTGA
- the rplQ gene encoding 50S ribosomal protein L17 produces the protein MRHGKAGRKLNRTASHRKAMFANMAASLITHEQIVTTLPKAKEIRPIVEKLVTLGKRGDLHARRQAISQIRDAAVVSKLFDTIATRYATRNGGYLRIMKAGFRQGDNAAMAVVEFVDRDTFAKGAADKARVAAEEQAVAA, from the coding sequence ATGCGCCATGGTAAAGCCGGCCGCAAGCTGAATAGAACTGCAAGCCACCGCAAGGCGATGTTCGCCAACATGGCGGCTTCGCTGATTACCCACGAGCAGATCGTCACGACCCTGCCGAAGGCCAAGGAAATCCGCCCGATCGTCGAGAAGCTCGTCACGCTCGGCAAGCGCGGCGACCTGCATGCTCGCCGTCAGGCGATCTCGCAGATCCGTGATGCCGCTGTCGTTTCGAAGCTGTTCGACACGATCGCAACGCGTTACGCCACCCGCAACGGCGGCTACCTGCGCATCATGAAGGCCGGCTTCCGCCAGGGCGACAATGCCGCCATGGCTGTCGTCGAATTCGTTGACCGCGACACCTTCGCCAAGGGCGCAGCCGACAAGGCCCGCGTCGCCGCCGAAGAGCAGGCCGTCGCCGCTTAA